From Plasmodium chabaudi chabaudi strain AS genome assembly, chromosome: 12, the proteins below share one genomic window:
- a CDS encoding conserved protein, unknown function (term=annotation;date=20180517;qualifier=removed_product=conserved Plasmodium protein, unknown function;qualifier=added_product=conserved protein, unknown function;curatorName=ucb@sanger.ac.uk;~term=annotation;date=20180914;qualifier=added_GO:0020011;qualifier=added_literature=pmid:30212465;curatorName=ucb@sanger.ac.uk) — MSKIQIFFLILFIFLKVIKCKKSRKQIYSGFVSVYNNDSIFSPFNRKHIIGVSRNDEGKKRYLKYSNNNSISKDKGLGNLSWQTVGWKKIHNRKKNISMQNEKYNDDRDLTNNLNDNNSSNILSEINKNVNDEHNLDGVNYNNVDINNEDKEVIASKVENQKNEFIQKVKLPIIGTQLKPSGGFAKEILSIIRESNDYINIVNEEIIQEKLDKKIKGDDLSFFDTEDTLEKHEIKYLQKVYDNNHVLNIYNFLLVWKEKKNIDLSVFVSKITENSNLLPGERTVIKFTEIEKIQFLKKIRKNKNVCIAMIFVDNKNQNNDNNDEAAVNHNMFPIGIISHPLDISLLDTCGEISVLNLYRFKVNSYNVTDTDFMVNAELFVDNNKALKNYDLTHENKKVIMNLYDKLLELKIKYNEKIGQKQENEKLKHLEKITERIDEYVNVLNINKSIDFKNNGNLNFYTSLYLEYFSFLPLDIHANIQTKLQMMYTDDTELRLHTVKTYLMQLYDDLKEKLKGL, encoded by the coding sequence ATGTCAAAAatccaaatattttttcttattcttttcatttttttgaaagtaataaaatgtaaaaagagtagaaaacaaatatacTCCGGTTTTGTGagtgtatataataatgatagtATATTTTCCCCCTTCAATCgaaaacatataatagGTGTGTCAAGAAATGACGAAGGAAAAAAACGCTACCTAAAATacagtaataataatagcatAAGCAAAGACAAGGGTCTTGGAAATTTGAGTTGGCAAACTGTAggatggaaaaaaattcataatagaaaaaaaaatatatctatgCAAAACGAGAAATACAATGATGATAGAGATCTTACTAACAATTTGAACGATAACAATAGTAGCAACATATTAAgcgaaataaataaaaatgtcaATGACGAACATAACCTGGATGgtgtaaattataataatgtagatattaataatgaGGATAAAGAAGTGATTGCAAGTAAAGTcgaaaatcaaaaaaatgaatttattcAAAAAGTCAAATTGCCAATTATAGGAACACAACTAAAACCATCAGGAGGTTTTGCAAAAGAAATTTTAAGCATAATAAGAGAAAGCaatgattatattaatattgttaATGAAGAAATTATTCAAGAAAAacttgataaaaaaatcaaaggtgatgatttatcatttttcgATACAGAGGATACATTAGAAAAacatgaaataaaatatttacaaaaggtgtatgataataatcatgttttaaatatatataattttcttttagtatggaaagaaaaaaaaaatattgatcTTTCTGTTTTTGTTTCAAAAATTACAGAAAATTCTAATCTACTTCCAGGTGAAAGAACAGTTATTAAATTTActgaaattgaaaaaatacaatttttaaaaaagatacgaaaaaataaaaatgtatgtatTGCTATGATTTTtgttgataataaaaatcaaaataatgataataatgatgaagCAGCTGTTAATCATAATATGTTTCCCATTGGTATTATATCACATCCTTTAGATATTTCTTTGCTTGATACATGTGGAGAAATATctgttttaaatttatacagATTTAAAGTTAATAGTTATAATGTTACAGATACCGATTTTATGGTTAACGCTGAACTTTTtgttgataataataaagctcttaaaaattatgactTAACAcatgaaaacaaaaaagttattatgaatttatatgataaattattagaactgaaaattaaatataatgaaaaaattggacaaaaacaagaaaatgaaaaacttaaacatttagaaaaaataactgAACGAATTGATGAATATGTTAATGttctaaatataaataaatcaattgattttaaaaataatggaaattTAAACTTTTATACTTCTCTATATTTGGAATATTTCTCTTTTCTCCCATTAGACATACATGCAAATATACAAACAAAACTTCAAATGATGTACACCGATGATACTGAATTACGTTTACACACTGTCAAGACATATTTAATGCAGCTCTATGATGATTTAAAGGAAAAGTTAAAAGggctataa
- a CDS encoding ribosomal large subunit pseudouridylate synthase, putative (query 464-464;GPI_cleavage_site_score=0.11019999;~pfam_scan;Pfam:PF00849.18; E()=2.7E-24;score=86.0;query 75-229;description=PseudoU_synth_2;~iprscan;InterPro:IPR020103 : Pseudouridine synthase, catalytic domain;Superfamily:SSF55120; score=1.57E-35;query 65-313;description=Pseudouridine synthase, catalytic domain superfamily;~iprscan;InterPro:IPR006145 : Pseudouridine synthase;Pfam:PF00849; score=2.1E-24;query 75-229;description=Pseudouridine synthase, RsuA/RluB/C/D/E/F): protein MIFSKIFNNISRHHREQIIQLKLKRSVFRLGRSNFNNYKCGNMKEQNNVVMENTTPLYKSYKGHDLKIEYENDFFLVVNKPYDIKLEKGKLDDIYPSVETLLRKKRDLNTFRMCGQLDYATSGLLIIAKDKLSSNILNYNIESKNISKIYLAMLYGHLPLDVLHINVPISKVKNEFKMKLCYNYNDYYDTGKYCYSLIYPYKHTYLENEKVTLCELRTITGRRHQLRLHSICLGSGIVGDETYFEDMIENKYKINYINSSGKNITNNYNSTGCVNNKNDGTSIEGINSEKFNVEKYVKKRIDAERMMLHCWIIIKNENIKVENKLNKSENINNLEQKIFDKDYIICDDVLSEFVNEKPRTFDDCFLKNNYLINQDFINYNVKNINKNIQKVDRKLKKEKYAYDALLHNSLILENSRQEKSESFENFEKIEKKNNEDHSIDLKPENIEQVDVTETFINNKLIDKNSIYSVKNDKYKNPNDLFDDIHDSVNKFNWG, encoded by the exons atgatttttagtaaaatatttaataatatatcaagACATCACAGAGAGCAAATTAttcaattaaaattaaaaaggagTGTATTCCGATTAGGAAGAagcaattttaataattataaatgtgGAAATATGAAGGAGCAAAATAATGTAGTTATGGAAAATACTACACCATTATACAAAAGCTACAAAGGCcatgatttaaaaatagaatatgaaaatgattttttCTTAGTTGTAAATAAACCATATGATATTAAATTAGAGAAAGGGAAACTTGATGATATTTATCCGTCTGTAGAAACACTGCTTCGAAAAAAAAGGGATTTAAACACATTCAG AATGTGTGGACAATTGGATTATGCTACAAGTGGACTTTTAATTATAGCGAAAGATAAATTAAgctcaaatattttaaattacaaTATTGAAAGTAAGAATATAAGCAAGATATATCTAGCTATGTTATATGGGCATTTACCACTTGAtgttttacatataaatgttCCAATAAGTAaagttaaaaatgaatttaagatgaaattatgttataattataatgattATTATGATACTGGAAAATATTGTTATAGTTTAATTTACCCATATAAGCATAcatatttagaaaatgaaaaagttaCTTTATGTGAACTTCGAACAATCACAGGAAGAAGACATCAATTAAGATTACATTCCATATGCTTAGGTAGTGGAATAGTTGGAGATGAAACCTATTTTGAAGATAtgattgaaaataaatataaaattaattatattaacagTTCAGGTAAAAACATTactaataattataacagTACAGGTtgtgtaaataataaaaatgatggaACGAGTATTGAAGGTATTAATAgtgaaaaatttaatgtggaaaaatatgtaaaaaaaagaattgaTGCAGAAAGGATGATGTTACATTGTTGgatcataataaaaaatgaaaatataaaagtagaaaataaattaaataaaagtgaaaatataaataatttagaacagaaaatatttgataaagattatataatatgtgaTGATGTATTAAGTGAATTTGTAAATGAAAAGCCACGAACCTTTGATGActgttttttaaaaaataattatttgattaATCAggattttattaattataatgttaaaaatattaataaaaatattcaaaaagtGGATaggaaattaaaaaaagaaaaatatgcatatgatGCTTTGCTACACAACTCTTTAATCCTTGAAAATTCAAGACAGGAGAAATCCGAAAGTTTTGAAAactttgaaaaaattgaaaaaaaaaataatgaagacCATTCCATAGATTTAAAGCCTGAGAATATCGAGCAAGTTGATGTAACAGaaacatttataaataacaaattgatcgataaaaatagtatttattcggttaaaaatgataaatataaaaacccAAATGATTTGTTTGATGACATTCATGATAGTGTCAATAAGTTTAATTGGGGGTAa